Genomic DNA from Podospora pseudoanserina strain CBS 124.78 chromosome 4, whole genome shotgun sequence:
GGTCTTTatccatttttttttctttctcaagTTGTACTTTTTGAGGGCTCTTGGGGGCAcgcttctctttttttgtcgCTGGACAGACACCTGTAGCTGCAGTCATTTCCCCGTCAACACGAAACTATCACAGACCAATGATGACACCTACACACATCCCTCCcgttgttttctttctctcacgGGAAGGTGACctgttgtttcttttctcacAGGTCAAGCATCAAAGCCTGAGGTCTGAGGCTTTTCACTCTGGGGGATAAATTTGTGTAGTGTTCTTTTTTCTGTTCATGCAACAAGACCTGTGATGACAATCACACacccatcccccacctctcGTGGGTGGTAGGGAAGGAAAGACCTGGGGATATTGGTCCCGATAGGTCGAGTGTTATACAAGTTCTGAGGTCATTGGTGCTACGAAGGGGTGTTTGTGGGGATCTGAGAAGAGTCTGGGGGTTGCTGTGGGGATCAAGGTGGTTTTGGATGGTGGTTTTACAGATAGAGAGTGTGTCGATGGAGGTAGCTTGGAAGAATGGTGTTCAAATACGTGTATCTATATTGTCTTGTTCATCTAAAAGTATGAAGAAACCAGATATTGGTCCAGCTTACATACATCAAGACATCTGTCAGAAACATTCCTCCGTTGTGCTCAGTCACTGTCCGCAACACCGATCCTCCAGAGTCATAACAAACCAATATTCACGCTACCTCTGAAccgtcaacctcccctttCACCGCCGATAACCACCATACAACTGATGACGAGGTCCCGAGTGTTCCGGGGGCCAAAATTCATCCTCGGAGTCAGAGTCAGCCTGCGCCTGCCAACGCGGACCTCCATAGCCATCCCTTGCCCGGCCAAAATCAGCATTGTCAAATGTTTGTGACCTTCGATTTTGCAACATTGGCATGACTGTCTGCGAATGTCGCGGGTATGGCATGTTGTCTGTCCTTTCTTTGCTTCCCCGTGGGGTTATCCTGGGACTCTCGTACGGAGCAGAAGGTGACAGTCGCACATCATAACACTTTTGGTGATCTCTCTTGTTTCTTGGCGGCAGAATTGACTCTTGTAAGGAGCTCGATGAAGCAGTAGGGGAACAACTCATCGGAGCGGTGGGCATAACTGCTTCCAGGTCGGGTGAACTGACGTagatgttgaggttgtcgtgGGGTGAGGTGGCGGGCATATCGACGATGCTAGGAACCCAAGGGCGAGTATCAGGACTTCCGGTTCGTAGACGCCCGTtttgggaggttgttgaataGGCTGGTGAAAGGGAACGGGAGCTGAGAACTGAAGAGGGCGCACTAGGAGGGCGTGCCTCATCCACATCATGGAATTCCGTGCAGAAACTGACATTGTCCTCCCATGATGCATTCTTGAGAGAAGCTGGTGAATGGGTTCCCGCGCTGATGGCTCGAGGACTTGAAGGTTTGAGATGAGAGGCGGCAAGGGCAGATGAAGACCTCTCTGCGGTTACGGGGCACCGTTCCTCTTTGACATGCCCAGCTGGTTTGGCGGATATAACTCTTCCCACGGTCGACGTCTCAGCCGGGTCTACTTGCGGCTCAAGCGGTCCCAGCAACCCAAACTCATGAGTTGTGTTGGAGGACATCAGAGGATCTGGAATCTTGCCGTCGGGTTGACGTCGTCTCCAACTAGCGGTCCTTCGTCGAAGGGCTCGATGAAACTGGCTGATACTGAAAGTCTCCGTATTGTTTCCAAACTCCTCAAGTTGTGCGCATAGGTTTTGGGTGAACGTATAGTCCCCATCTTGGATAGCCTTGCCATCAATGTCAACAGCCGCGAGAGTGATCATTGGtctcggcggcggccgaTGCATGTGATCTATCGCATGCTGGCCTCTCTGCGCGTAGCAGCAGTCCAAGAGAATCAGGATATCAGCACCCTCTACATATTGTATTCTTGATAAAACATCCGTCGCCCAAGAAACGGATACGTCCTTGCTTTTTGGGCATCTTGTCCTCAAGTTAGCGAAGGCAGCTAGCTCGTCGAGAAAGAATTTCGGGAGACTTACGGAACTAATAACAGGTCATTATCGGGTTCGTGGGGGTTGGCCACCGCATGACCACCGTAGTAGATGATGAGCAGGTCCAAtgcgccctcctccttcttacTGCATTCATTGATCCGCTCGACAGTCTCGTTCAGTTTCTTGTCCAAGGCACGAGGATATTTTTCTGACGGAATGAGCCACTGCTCAATGTCATAGTTGTATCCCAGCTGAAGAGTGTGGACAAACTCCTCCAGTTGCGTGTGAAACGGGTTCTCCCCCGCAGATGCAtgctctcctccatcttcttcccagGCGAGGAACAGCCCCAAGACATTCTGATACTGTTGTTGACCCATCATACACTGTGTTGTGGAGTGTAGAGAAGCCGAATGCCGGCCGCAAATTGGGCGACATGGTGTTCCAAGGTTGGGCTGCTCCGTTGATGGGCACGGAGCCCAATCGAGGGGTCTGTTCCCTGTGTGGTTCAAACATCTGCGCCTGTTATCCATTGGTTCCAAAAGCCCCTCAAGTATCCTCAACGTCACTTCCAAGGTCTCCATGCAGCCCAATGACAGATACTTTCATCTCATGCACCTTTACCTCACCACAGTCAAGCGGCGGACATCACCTCAACCATGACCATAAAAGCAGAATCCTTCCAGTTCGAGGACTACGCCTATGGGATGCGAAAGTCTGGCTTCGGCCATGCCTTGCTCCACCCAGCCTCCGATCTCGACGCCTACCCGGGTGTCTGCGGCTTCATCGACGACAGGGGCGACTGGCAGAGAATCGTCGACGTGACCAAGCCGCAAGAACTTAAAGCCTTTGGCCTAAGCCCCTTCGTAGGACGAACGTGGGAAAAGCGGCGGGAAAGCTGCAAATGGGGTCCCAAGATAACGGAAACCGTCAGCAGGGTTGCGATCTCAACATCTGCCGCAACTCAAGCCAACATTCCtgccaccttctcctctgccTACAGATATGAGCTTaagggggagtttggggcgATCCTCCTGTGCAATGATCCGGTCGAGAAGAGATCGTTTGGGCTCAAAGACCCCTTCAGCACATGGGCGAACAAGAATGCCAAGGATCTCCTGAGGAGGTTCCCTGACATCAAGAAGAGCGGCGGTTTTTATGTTATCACCTCGACCATAGCGGCGAGGGATATCCGGATCACCACTTGGACCACCAAGGGCACATCGGTTGTCATTGGGGCCTCAGCCGAGATTGATAATGTTGCGAAGATTGATGCTTCGACTGAGTTTTATGTTGGTGAGACTGCTACGGAGTGGCATGAGCCACAGGTTGAGGTAGGACACCCTCATTGAAGCTCCAGAACCGCTCATTGACGAAGTATTTCCAGGAAGGCGAGAAGAAAGTGTTGTTCTTTGGTGGCGTCTACATCAAGTACAGTAGACTCTGGGTGAGTGCCATGGACGAACGCCGAACGTGAACCAGGCGCTAACACCGTGTCAGCCATTGCGAGAAAAGGACCAAAAGAAGTGGAGTGGTTATCGCGGTAGTGACGACGGGAAAGTCATGATTGAAGAGGACAATTACGCATGGGATGTTGAAGCTTGCCAGATTTGAGGTCTGTGGCTGTAAGAAGAGAGGGACAGAGCATGTGGGGTTGAACAGAAGGGCGCTGGGTTAGGGGTCCCCGAACTGGTCATCCACTGCACAACATTTGTTTCAATAGCATCATCCTTGCTGAAAGCATTTCTCCACCGAAATAATTCTGCATTAGCTCAATTTCCATCAAACATGCAAATTATCAATAGTCCTGCCATCGCCGATAGGCACCTCCGATCCCCGCCCCGGACCCCTCCGGGAGCCGCCGAGAATCCTTGGCGCGCCCTCGGCCGTCGCCGTCACCGGCCCCGGAGAGCCCAACACGGCGATCGATAAAAGGACACCGGTGCTCAACAACAgatcacatcatcacccaacaccacaacatccaaccacaacaacatcatcaccaccaccatgcccaccaacaccaacaccccccccaacccgcaccccccctcaactctcctcaccaccctcctcaccctcaccgagTCCACCATaatccccctcaccaccaccggcgtcTCCTCCGGCTCAAAACTCTTCGGcgcctccatcctctcccgtGACACCCTGTCCCCCATAACAACAGCCACAAACAACGaagccctctcccccctcctccacggcgaAATAAACTGCATCCAGCAattcttcaccaccatccccccctcctcccgccccttcccttcttcctgcATCTTTTTCGCCACACACGAGCCCTGCTCCCTCTGTCTGTCTGGAATCACCTGGGCTGGGTTCAACGAGTTCTACTATTTGTTCACCTACGAGGACTCAAGAGACGCGTTCAATATCCCGTATGACATTGAcattttggaggaggtgttcaAAGTAAGGGGAGAaaatgagggggagggggagtttaagaggagggggttgtataACAAGAATAACAAGTTCTTCAAGAGCAAGAGTCTAGGGGAGCTGatcgaggaggtggaggatgagaaggagagggagtaCTTCAGGGGGGAGGTCAAGAGGCTAAAGGGGTTATATGACGCGCTCAGTGAGACGTACCAGAAGGGCAAGGCGGAGGGTGTGGGGAGTGAGAGTGTTTGGAAGTAAAGGGGAGATGGCTGCTGGgaaaggaggtgaggagacGGGACAAGTTGGTTGTCATGATGATGGACGGTTTTCCTTGTGGAGGGGCTTTTCatttttccttttgtttTCGGCTGCTTTTTTCAGGTTTCAACGATACCCTGTCAAAATTGACTTCACTCTTTTTTTCCATGCCGTTATATGGAATTACCCTCGCTGTCCGCTCGCAGATTTGACCATTGGGCAAGCATGGGATGCTCAAACGATCCTCAGTCTACCTTAGACAGAAGATTAGTACATCTACTCCATGATGTCTCAAATACAAATTATCCTGGTGAAGAAGCTACCTCTTAACCACAACAACGTGCATCATCTTATCGCCTGTCTCACTCCTAAACATCGTCCCGATGAACAACACATGGGCCGATTACCTGGTGTAACCCCTATCACCTTCCTCGTCAGCTCTCACCAATCCTTCTCGAGAACATCACGGCAAGATGAAGGGTCGCGGGCGAGTTGCTCGACCAGATAATTAGCTTCTAGGCAATAACTGCCCCAAACCAAAGACACCGAAAAAACATAGCACTGCGATAGCATCACAAGAAATAAGCCTCATCACTCCCCACCCATGTCCGAGAcatccaacaagaaaaaaatccCGAGGCTGCATCAACCCCTTGACTTTGTTCACACGTTAACACCTGTACATCCAAGATCTCCCATGAGGCTCCGGAAGACGTGCGTGCTTGGCCGGCAGTTCTATGCAATGCACCGTGATTACCAACCGCCCCTTACAAGACCtacctccagcttcttctccaacaacaaccacaggaATCAACTTTTGACTTTTATgtccctcaacctcctgctGCCTAGCAAGGGCCGCCTCATAGACCTATcacccctcatcatccaataaacaccaaccatcaaccaagGTGTGGTACGATGACTCACATCTCCCCCAAGCCACATATAATTGGCCCAAACACCCTTCCGCCAAAAAGGCGTCCGAGATGAGTGAAAAATATAAGATAACAAGAAGGATGAGCCTCAAAACAAGCGAGAATttcccctccaaaaaaaaagacatgaCGCAAGCTCTGTACACTATGCCCGTCCTTGACGCCGTGAAACAGGGGTACCTACACCCCTCGGCGCTTGGCGACCCCATGCCCACAAGACTCATCAATTACCGCATGTGTGAGGAAGAAACAGGCATCAGATCAGCCTATGAAGAAGCTTAATTCAACGTTTGCTTACCTCCTTCGTGCCGCGGACGTCTGTGTGACAGGAAGCCTCGTCCTTTGCCTTCGTCGTCGTGAGACAAATGAAGAGTAAGGAAGCATAGGTCCTATGACTACCACCAtattccctccccctcagaaCT
This window encodes:
- a CDS encoding hypothetical protein (EggNog:ENOG503PI01), which gives rise to METLEVTLRILEGLLEPMDNRRRCLNHTGNRPLDWAPCPSTEQPNLGTPCRPICGRHSASLHSTTQCMMGQQQYQNVLGLFLAWEEDGGEHASAGENPFHTQLEEFVHTLQLGYNYDIEQWLIPSEKYPRALDKKLNETVERINECSKKEEGALDLLIIYYGGHAVANPHEPDNDLLLVPCPKSKDVSVSWATDVLSRIQYVEGADILILLDCCYAQRGQHAIDHMHRPPPRPMITLAAVDIDGKAIQDGDYTFTQNLCAQLEEFGNNTETFSISQFHRALRRRTASWRRRQPDGKIPDPLMSSNTTHEFGLLGPLEPQVDPAETSTVGRVISAKPAGHVKEERCPVTAERSSSALAASHLKPSSPRAISAGTHSPASLKNASWEDNVSFCTEFHDVDEARPPSAPSSVLSSRSLSPAYSTTSQNGRLRTGSPDTRPWVPSIVDMPATSPHDNLNIYVSSPDLEAVMPTAPMSCSPTASSSSLQESILPPRNKRDHQKCYDVRLSPSAPYESPRITPRGSKERTDNMPYPRHSQTVMPMLQNRRSQTFDNADFGRARDGYGGPRWQAQADSDSEDEFWPPEHSGPRHQLYGGYRR
- a CDS encoding hypothetical protein (EggNog:ENOG503PAST) — encoded protein: MTIKAESFQFEDYAYGMRKSGFGHALLHPASDLDAYPGVCGFIDDRGDWQRIVDVTKPQELKAFGLSPFVGRTWEKRRESCKWGPKITETVSRVAISTSAATQANIPATFSSAYRYELKGEFGAILLCNDPVEKRSFGLKDPFSTWANKNAKDLLRRFPDIKKSGGFYVITSTIAARDIRITTWTTKGTSVVIGASAEIDNVAKIDASTEFYVGETATEWHEPQVEYFQEGEKKVLFFGGVYIKYSRLWPLREKDQKKWSGYRGSDDGKVMIEEDNYAWDVEACQI
- a CDS encoding hypothetical protein (COG:F; COG:J; EggNog:ENOG503P0JQ); the protein is MPTNTNTPPNPHPPSTLLTTLLTLTESTIIPLTTTGVSSGSKLFGASILSRDTLSPITTATNNEALSPLLHGEINCIQQFFTTIPPSSRPFPSSCIFFATHEPCSLCLSGITWAGFNEFYYLFTYEDSRDAFNIPYDIDILEEVFKVRGENEGEGEFKRRGLYNKNNKFFKSKSLGELIEEVEDEKEREYFRGEVKRLKGLYDALSETYQKGKAEGVGSESVWK